The following proteins are encoded in a genomic region of Bradyrhizobium sp. SK17:
- a CDS encoding NAD(P)/FAD-dependent oxidoreductase, with product MLTKAPDGKVTALLDELNAALSSGDIERALALFQSDCYWRDLVTFTWNIKTMEGKDDIRDMLKARLADTKPSGWRIADGDTASEADGIIESWIQFETDVARGYGHLRMKDGRIWTLLTTMAELKGHEEKSGFTRPLGAKHGHGKDRKSWREEREQELAELGHTMQPQVLIIGGGQGGIALGARLRQLNVPTIIIEKNERAGDSWRKRYKSLCLHDPVWYDHLPYIDFPKNWPVFAPKDKIGDWLEMYTKVMELNYWSSTTAKSASYDEAKKEWTVVVERDGKQITLKPKQLVLATGMSGKANWPTYKGQDIFKGEQQHSSTHPGPEKYRGKNVVVIGSNNSAHDICAALWEGGADVTMVQRSSTHIVKSDTLMDIGLGALYSEQAVANGMTTRKADLIFASLPYKIMHQFQIPLYEQMRERDKDFYAALEKVGFMHDWGDDGSGLFMKYLRRGSGYYIDVGACDLVIDGSIKLKSGKGAAVQELTETGVKFVDGTELPADLVVYATGYGSMNGWAADLISKDVAEKVGKVWGLGSNTTKDPGPWEGEQRNMWKPTQQNALWFHGGNLHQSRHYSQYLALQLKARMEGIPTPVFGLEKAHHVS from the coding sequence ATGCTCACGAAGGCCCCGGACGGAAAAGTTACCGCACTGCTCGACGAGCTCAACGCCGCGTTGTCGTCGGGCGACATCGAACGCGCACTCGCGCTGTTCCAGAGCGATTGTTACTGGCGCGATCTGGTCACCTTCACCTGGAACATCAAGACCATGGAAGGCAAGGACGATATCCGCGACATGCTGAAGGCGCGGCTTGCCGACACCAAGCCGTCGGGATGGCGCATCGCCGACGGCGATACGGCAAGCGAGGCCGACGGCATTATCGAGAGCTGGATCCAGTTCGAGACCGACGTCGCGCGCGGCTACGGCCATTTGCGCATGAAGGATGGCCGCATCTGGACGCTGCTCACGACGATGGCCGAGCTGAAGGGCCATGAAGAGAAATCCGGCTTCACCCGGCCGCTCGGCGCCAAGCACGGCCACGGCAAGGATCGCAAGAGCTGGCGCGAGGAACGCGAGCAGGAACTCGCCGAGCTCGGTCACACGATGCAGCCCCAGGTGCTGATCATCGGCGGCGGACAGGGCGGCATCGCACTCGGTGCGCGGCTTCGCCAACTGAACGTGCCGACCATCATCATCGAGAAGAATGAGCGCGCCGGCGACTCCTGGCGCAAGCGTTACAAGTCGCTCTGCCTGCACGATCCGGTCTGGTACGATCACCTGCCCTACATCGACTTCCCGAAGAACTGGCCGGTGTTCGCGCCAAAGGACAAGATCGGCGACTGGCTCGAGATGTACACCAAGGTCATGGAGCTCAACTACTGGAGCTCGACCACCGCCAAATCCGCCAGCTATGACGAGGCGAAGAAGGAATGGACCGTCGTGGTCGAGCGCGACGGCAAGCAAATCACGCTGAAGCCGAAGCAGCTCGTGCTGGCCACCGGCATGTCGGGCAAGGCGAATTGGCCGACCTACAAGGGACAGGACATCTTCAAGGGCGAGCAGCAGCATTCCTCGACCCATCCGGGTCCGGAGAAATATCGTGGCAAGAACGTGGTGGTGATCGGCTCCAACAACTCCGCTCACGACATTTGCGCGGCGCTGTGGGAGGGCGGTGCCGACGTCACCATGGTGCAGCGTTCATCCACGCATATCGTGAAGTCCGACACGCTGATGGATATCGGGCTTGGCGCGCTCTATTCGGAGCAGGCGGTCGCGAACGGGATGACGACACGCAAGGCCGATCTGATCTTCGCCTCGCTGCCCTACAAGATCATGCATCAGTTCCAGATTCCGCTCTATGAGCAGATGCGCGAACGCGACAAGGATTTCTATGCCGCGCTGGAGAAGGTCGGCTTCATGCATGATTGGGGCGACGACGGCTCCGGCCTGTTCATGAAGTATCTGCGCCGCGGCTCGGGCTACTACATCGATGTCGGCGCCTGCGATCTCGTCATCGACGGCTCGATCAAGCTCAAGAGCGGTAAGGGCGCCGCGGTGCAGGAGCTGACCGAGACCGGTGTCAAATTCGTCGACGGCACCGAACTCCCCGCCGATCTCGTCGTCTATGCCACCGGCTACGGCTCGATGAACGGCTGGGCCGCCGATCTGATCTCGAAGGATGTCGCGGAGAAGGTCGGCAAGGTCTGGGGTCTTGGATCCAACACGACCAAGGACCCCGGCCCGTGGGAGGGCGAGCAGCGCAACATGTGGAAGCCGACCCAGCAGAATGCATTGTGGTTCCACGGCGGCAATCTGCACCAGTCGCGGCATTACTCCCAGTATCTGGCGCTGCAACTGAAGGCGCGAATGGAAGGCATCCCGACGCCGGTCTTCGGCCTTGAGAAGGCGCATCACGTCAGCTGA
- a CDS encoding YXWGXW repeat-containing protein: MRRIAGLPLALALSLCCLSPPHAARAQIAIGIGISVDVAPPPLPVYDQPPIPGDGYIWTPGYWAWSDDIGYYWVPGTWVLPPAPELLWTPGYWGWNDGVYAFHAGYWGATVGFYGGISYGFGYTGLGYDGGYWRGGSFFYNRTVNNITNVSVTNVYNKTVINNTTNISYNGGTGGTTVRPTPQQLAAMSEHHVAPTSEQTRHAEAAMKDPALTLANNHGHPAVAATAHAARFSGAGVIAAHPGKPIAAPPPRHAQPTTANTVPPGHALPSGNALPPVHAPPAEHAPTTGNTPPAGHALPTGNALPAVHTPPTEHAQTTTHTLPTGHTSPGAGNHPAPAPHVAAPAAHAPRPQFAQHSPPAPRAVAHPPVPHVARPAVHRPAPPPRRPPPHVSRPAPRPHPAPRSHPAPKPRPAPHRH; this comes from the coding sequence ATGCGCCGCATCGCCGGACTGCCTCTCGCCTTAGCTCTCAGCCTCTGTTGTCTCTCGCCGCCCCACGCCGCCCGCGCGCAGATCGCGATCGGCATCGGCATCAGCGTCGATGTGGCCCCGCCGCCATTGCCCGTCTACGATCAACCGCCGATCCCCGGCGACGGCTACATCTGGACTCCGGGTTATTGGGCATGGAGCGACGACATCGGTTACTACTGGGTGCCCGGCACGTGGGTGCTGCCGCCCGCGCCCGAATTGCTATGGACGCCCGGCTATTGGGGCTGGAACGATGGCGTCTACGCCTTCCACGCCGGATACTGGGGAGCAACCGTCGGCTTCTACGGCGGCATCTCCTATGGCTTCGGCTACACCGGCCTCGGCTATGACGGCGGCTACTGGCGCGGCGGCAGCTTCTTCTACAACCGCACCGTCAACAACATCACCAATGTCTCGGTCACCAACGTCTACAACAAGACCGTCATCAACAACACGACCAACATCAGCTACAATGGCGGCACCGGCGGCACCACCGTGAGGCCAACGCCGCAGCAGCTCGCGGCGATGAGCGAGCATCACGTGGCGCCGACCAGCGAGCAGACGCGGCACGCGGAAGCAGCGATGAAGGACCCTGCGCTGACGCTCGCCAACAACCATGGTCATCCGGCAGTCGCCGCGACCGCGCACGCCGCACGGTTCAGCGGTGCCGGCGTGATCGCCGCGCATCCGGGCAAGCCGATCGCGGCGCCGCCGCCGCGACATGCGCAACCCACGACGGCAAACACCGTGCCTCCTGGACACGCTTTGCCGTCGGGCAACGCCTTGCCGCCAGTGCACGCTCCACCGGCAGAGCACGCTCCGACGACGGGCAACACTCCGCCAGCGGGACACGCGCTCCCGACAGGAAATGCGCTGCCGGCGGTGCACACTCCGCCGACAGAACATGCTCAAACGACGACGCACACGCTACCGACGGGCCACACATCACCCGGCGCTGGTAACCATCCCGCACCGGCACCGCATGTCGCGGCTCCGGCCGCGCATGCGCCAAGACCGCAATTCGCACAGCACTCTCCGCCTGCGCCGCGCGCGGTCGCGCATCCGCCGGTACCGCACGTCGCGCGTCCGGCCGTTCACCGTCCTGCACCGCCGCCCCGGCGCCCGCCGCCGCATGTGTCACGGCCAGCACCGCGGCCACACCCTGCGCCACGGTCGCATCCCGCACCCAAGCCGCGCCCGGCGCCGCACAGGCACTGA
- a CDS encoding adenosylmethionine--8-amino-7-oxononanoate transaminase → MMRSPTSPIWHPFTQHALHGAMTKIVRGEGAYLYTADDRRIIDAIASWWVVTHGHCHPHIVRAIQQQAEQLNQIIFAGYTHDPAEQVAAQLLKLTPEGLDHVFFSDSGSTSVEVALKMALGYWHNIGVPRTRIIVMQHSYHGDTVGTMSVGARGVFNRAYEPLLFDVASIPFPAAGHEQATLDALEAACKDEAAAAFIVEPLILGAGGMLMYPAWVLKEMKRICEASNVLFIADEVMTGWGRTGTLFACEQADVRPDIACYSKGLTGGSLPLAVTLCRAEIYDAHYSSDRSRMFFHSSSYTANPVACAAARANLELWQHGAGERVASVAAMQEHLIGPFRADARFENVRRTGTITALDLKASDAGYLAGIGPRLLAFFERRNLLLRPLGNTIYVMPPYCVTEADLQEIYAGISDAADNLA, encoded by the coding sequence ATGATGCGCTCGCCGACGTCGCCGATCTGGCACCCGTTCACCCAGCACGCGCTGCACGGCGCGATGACGAAGATCGTGCGCGGCGAGGGCGCCTATCTCTACACCGCCGATGATCGCCGCATCATCGATGCGATCGCGTCCTGGTGGGTGGTGACCCATGGCCATTGCCATCCGCATATCGTGCGCGCGATCCAGCAGCAGGCCGAGCAGCTCAACCAGATCATCTTCGCCGGCTATACCCACGACCCGGCCGAGCAGGTGGCCGCGCAATTGCTGAAGCTGACGCCTGAAGGACTAGACCACGTGTTCTTCTCCGACTCTGGCTCGACCAGCGTCGAAGTGGCGCTGAAAATGGCGCTCGGCTATTGGCACAATATCGGCGTGCCGCGCACGCGGATCATCGTGATGCAACACTCCTACCACGGCGACACGGTCGGGACGATGTCGGTCGGTGCGCGCGGGGTGTTCAACAGGGCCTATGAGCCGCTGCTGTTCGACGTCGCGTCGATCCCGTTTCCTGCGGCCGGTCATGAGCAGGCGACGCTCGATGCGCTCGAAGCCGCGTGCAAGGACGAAGCCGCGGCAGCCTTCATCGTCGAACCCCTGATCCTGGGCGCCGGCGGCATGCTGATGTATCCCGCCTGGGTGCTCAAGGAGATGAAGCGCATCTGCGAGGCCTCGAATGTGCTGTTCATCGCCGATGAGGTGATGACCGGCTGGGGCCGCACCGGCACCTTGTTCGCATGCGAGCAGGCCGATGTCAGGCCGGATATAGCCTGCTACTCCAAGGGGCTGACCGGCGGATCATTGCCGCTCGCGGTGACGCTGTGCCGTGCCGAGATCTACGACGCGCATTACTCCAGCGACCGTTCGCGGATGTTCTTCCATTCCAGCTCCTACACGGCAAACCCGGTCGCTTGCGCCGCGGCGCGCGCGAATCTCGAGCTCTGGCAGCACGGCGCCGGCGAGCGTGTTGCGTCGGTCGCCGCGATGCAGGAGCATCTGATCGGGCCATTCCGCGCCGATGCACGTTTCGAAAACGTTCGCCGCACCGGGACCATCACCGCACTCGACCTGAAGGCCAGCGATGCCGGCTATCTCGCCGGCATCGGCCCCAGGCTCCTGGCCTTCTTCGAACGCCGAAACCTGCTGCTGCGCCCGCTCGGCAACACGATCTACGTCATGCCGCCTTACTGCGTCACCGAGGCGGATCTTCAGGAAATCTATGCGGGAATCAGCGATGCAGCGGATAATTTGGCGTGA
- the bioD gene encoding dethiobiotin synthase has protein sequence MSNAIVVTGTDTGIGKTIFSAGLAGFLDASYWKPVQSGLDEETDAQLVARLGGIPADRIVPERYRLRTPASPHQSAAIDGVRIDPVALDVPTSGDRRLVIEGAGGLMVPLNDDTLYIDIFERWRLPVVLCARTALGTINHSLLSVEALRKRRIDILGIAFIGDSNPESERAICAFGRVRRLGRLPLLSPLTADTLQAAFSDAFRREDFNP, from the coding sequence ATGAGCAACGCGATCGTGGTGACCGGCACCGACACCGGAATTGGCAAGACCATCTTCTCCGCAGGCCTCGCCGGCTTCCTCGACGCGAGTTACTGGAAGCCGGTCCAGTCTGGCCTCGACGAGGAAACCGATGCGCAATTGGTTGCCCGGCTTGGCGGCATCCCGGCCGATCGCATCGTGCCGGAACGCTACCGGCTTCGAACGCCGGCGTCGCCGCATCAGTCCGCCGCGATCGACGGGGTGCGCATCGATCCCGTCGCGCTCGACGTGCCGACATCGGGAGACCGGCGGCTGGTGATCGAAGGCGCCGGCGGGCTGATGGTGCCGCTGAACGACGACACGCTCTACATCGACATCTTCGAGCGATGGCGGCTTCCGGTCGTGCTCTGTGCCCGCACCGCACTTGGCACCATCAATCATTCGCTGTTGTCGGTCGAGGCATTGCGCAAGCGCCGGATCGACATCCTCGGCATTGCGTTCATTGGCGACAGCAATCCCGAAAGCGAGCGCGCGATCTGCGCGTTCGGGCGGGTGCGCCGGCTCGGCCGGCTGCCGCTGCTGTCGCCGCTCACGGCGGACACGCTGCAAGCGGCATTCAGCGATGCATTCCGGCGCGAAGATTTCAACCCATGA
- a CDS encoding 8-amino-7-oxononanoate synthase, which translates to MSAIHAANAADYAAALHALSKDDRLRGLKPRVGIDFVSNDYLALATAPRIKQAVAAALEAGTPVGAGGSRLLRGNCEEHERLETEAAAFFRAETALFFGGGYVANFAVLTTLPQRGDLLVLDALVHASIHEGARAGRAEFRFSGHNDPQSVEDTIRGWRAEGGTGRVWIVVESVYSMDGDIAPLDDLIAIADRHDAFLMVDEAHGTGVYGEQGRGLTAPYEGRENLVIVHTCGKALGAAGALVTAPTVLRDFMVNRCRPFIFATAPSPLTAVAVREALLILQEEPERQQRLASLVAFTHRELEARGWRSPSRSQIVPYIVGDNARAMQLASALQARGFDIRGIRPPTVPTGTARLRIALTLNVDEDDVRALLDALVVETNGWPQ; encoded by the coding sequence ATGAGCGCAATCCATGCGGCCAACGCCGCTGATTACGCCGCGGCCTTGCACGCCCTGAGCAAGGACGATCGGCTGCGCGGTCTCAAGCCGCGCGTGGGCATCGATTTCGTCTCGAACGATTATCTGGCGCTCGCGACCGCACCGCGCATCAAGCAGGCGGTTGCGGCCGCGCTCGAGGCCGGCACGCCGGTCGGCGCCGGCGGTTCGCGGCTGCTGCGAGGCAATTGCGAGGAGCACGAGAGGCTGGAGACTGAAGCCGCCGCGTTCTTCCGCGCCGAGACCGCGCTGTTCTTCGGTGGCGGCTATGTCGCCAATTTCGCGGTGCTGACGACGTTGCCGCAGCGTGGCGACCTGCTCGTGCTCGACGCCTTGGTGCATGCGAGCATCCACGAGGGCGCGCGGGCCGGCCGGGCCGAATTCCGCTTCAGCGGCCACAACGATCCGCAGTCGGTCGAGGACACCATTCGCGGCTGGCGCGCCGAGGGTGGAACGGGCCGGGTCTGGATCGTGGTCGAGAGCGTCTACAGCATGGATGGCGACATCGCGCCGCTCGACGACCTCATCGCCATCGCCGACCGGCACGATGCCTTCCTGATGGTCGATGAGGCGCACGGCACCGGCGTCTATGGCGAGCAGGGGCGCGGGCTCACGGCTCCCTATGAGGGCCGCGAGAACCTCGTGATCGTCCACACCTGCGGCAAGGCGCTGGGCGCGGCGGGCGCGCTGGTCACGGCCCCGACCGTGCTGCGCGATTTCATGGTCAATCGCTGCCGCCCGTTCATCTTCGCCACCGCGCCGTCGCCGCTGACCGCCGTGGCCGTGCGCGAGGCGCTCTTGATCCTGCAAGAGGAGCCCGAGCGTCAACAGCGCCTGGCTAGCCTTGTTGCGTTCACCCATCGCGAGCTCGAAGCGCGCGGCTGGCGCAGCCCGTCGCGCTCGCAGATCGTGCCCTATATCGTCGGCGACAATGCACGCGCGATGCAGCTCGCTTCCGCGCTACAGGCGCGCGGCTTCGATATCAGGGGCATCCGGCCGCCAACCGTGCCGACAGGCACCGCGCGGTTGCGGATTGCGCTGACCCTCAATGTCGACGAGGACGATGTGCGCGCGCTGCTCGACGCGCTCGTCGTGGAGACCAATGGATGGCCGCAATGA
- the bioB gene encoding biotin synthase BioB: MVDVVEIERTESRAGAAPRKTWQRAEAEALYNLPFADLMFQAQGVHRANFNPNHVETASLLSIKTGGCPEDCGYCSQSAHYDTGLKATRLMPRDEVVAVAQRAKDAGATRFCMAAAWRSPKDRDLDQVCDMVSAVKGLGMETCVTLGMLTPTQAERLSGAGLDFYNHNVDTSPEFYDKIITTRTLQDRIDTLAHVRDAGIKVCCGGIIGMGEQVEDRLGMLMLLANLPSHPESVPINLWNEVKGVPVNDTAERPDPIALVRLVATARIMMPQSVVRLSAGRQYMTDELQAMCFLAGANSIFIGDVLLTTKNPQRDRDADLLDRLGITSRLA; this comes from the coding sequence ATGGTCGATGTCGTTGAGATCGAACGCACCGAAAGCCGCGCCGGCGCGGCACCGCGCAAGACCTGGCAGCGCGCCGAGGCCGAGGCGCTCTACAATCTGCCGTTCGCGGACCTGATGTTCCAGGCGCAGGGCGTCCATCGCGCCAACTTCAATCCGAACCACGTCGAGACCGCGAGCCTGCTCAGCATCAAGACCGGCGGTTGCCCGGAAGACTGCGGCTACTGCTCGCAGAGCGCGCATTACGACACCGGACTGAAAGCCACCCGCCTGATGCCGCGGGACGAGGTGGTCGCGGTCGCGCAGCGCGCCAAGGATGCTGGCGCCACCCGCTTCTGCATGGCCGCAGCCTGGCGCAGTCCCAAGGACCGCGATCTCGATCAGGTCTGCGACATGGTCAGCGCGGTGAAGGGGCTCGGCATGGAGACCTGCGTCACGCTCGGCATGCTGACGCCAACGCAAGCCGAGCGCCTCTCCGGGGCCGGGCTCGATTTCTACAACCACAATGTCGATACCTCGCCCGAATTCTACGACAAGATCATCACCACCCGTACCTTGCAGGATCGCATCGATACGCTCGCGCATGTGCGTGACGCCGGCATCAAGGTCTGCTGCGGCGGCATCATCGGCATGGGTGAACAGGTCGAGGACCGGCTCGGCATGCTGATGCTGCTTGCCAATCTCCCCAGCCATCCTGAAAGCGTGCCGATCAATCTGTGGAACGAGGTCAAGGGCGTGCCGGTCAACGACACCGCCGAGCGTCCCGATCCGATCGCACTGGTGCGGCTGGTCGCGACAGCACGGATCATGATGCCGCAAAGCGTGGTGCGGCTGTCGGCCGGACGGCAGTACATGACCGACGAGTTGCAGGCGATGTGCTTCCTGGCCGGCGCGAACTCGATCTTCATCGGCGACGTGCTGCTGACCACCAAGAACCCGCAGCGCGATCGCGACGCCGATCTGCTGGACCGGCTCGGCATCACCTCCCGCCTCGCCTGA
- a CDS encoding GntR family transcriptional regulator, producing MMNEGENTTTAGRIAEAIGERIISGALPPDAPLRQDHVAREFHSSHVPVREAFRQLEAQHLVVAVPRRGVRVAPLDTKSVKEIAEMRAALEVVALRNAAPKFTSAQLARIEVALVEGDNAETVEEFEMANRAFHHALVAPCAMPRLLASLDGLQLANSRLVFAMARNAGWRPRPSQDHRVILQALRARNIEQACGLLARHIQTIERLALPAA from the coding sequence ATGATGAACGAAGGTGAGAATACGACGACCGCCGGACGCATCGCCGAGGCAATCGGCGAACGCATCATCAGCGGTGCGTTGCCGCCGGACGCCCCGCTCCGGCAGGATCATGTCGCGCGCGAATTCCATTCCAGCCACGTCCCGGTGCGCGAGGCCTTCAGGCAATTGGAGGCGCAGCATCTCGTCGTCGCCGTACCGCGCCGTGGCGTCCGGGTTGCGCCGCTCGACACCAAATCGGTGAAGGAGATCGCCGAGATGCGCGCCGCGCTGGAGGTGGTCGCGCTGCGCAACGCGGCGCCGAAATTCACGTCGGCCCAGCTGGCGCGGATCGAGGTCGCGCTGGTCGAAGGCGACAATGCCGAGACGGTCGAGGAATTCGAGATGGCCAATCGCGCCTTTCATCACGCGCTGGTGGCGCCGTGCGCGATGCCGCGCCTGCTTGCCAGCCTCGACGGGTTGCAGCTGGCGAATTCGCGCCTGGTGTTCGCGATGGCCCGCAACGCCGGCTGGCGGCCGCGGCCCAGCCAGGATCATCGCGTGATCCTGCAGGCGCTGCGCGCTCGCAACATCGAGCAAGCCTGCGGACTTCTGGCGCGGCATATCCAGACTATCGAGCGCCTTGCCCTGCCGGCGGCGTGA
- the greA gene encoding transcription elongation factor GreA: MSVAFTKEDSAETASETQLPDRPISSHPNLVTEAGRKALEQQLGEARAAYEAAQLVEDVNERRRQSAAPLRDARYFAERLRTAQVMPDPASTEIVAFGSTVTFSRADGRVQTYRIVGEDEADPKAGSISFVSPVARALMGKAQGDVVGSGDQELEIVAIA, from the coding sequence TTGAGCGTTGCGTTCACCAAGGAAGACAGTGCCGAGACCGCGTCCGAGACGCAATTGCCGGACCGTCCGATCTCGTCACATCCCAATCTGGTGACGGAAGCCGGGCGCAAGGCGCTGGAGCAGCAGCTCGGGGAGGCGCGCGCGGCCTATGAGGCCGCGCAGCTGGTCGAGGACGTCAACGAGCGGCGGCGCCAGTCGGCTGCACCGTTGCGCGATGCACGTTACTTTGCCGAACGGCTGCGCACGGCACAGGTGATGCCTGATCCTGCCTCGACCGAAATCGTTGCCTTCGGGAGCACTGTGACGTTCAGCCGCGCCGATGGCCGGGTGCAGACCTATCGCATCGTCGGTGAGGACGAGGCTGATCCCAAGGCGGGCTCGATTTCGTTCGTCTCGCCGGTGGCGCGTGCGCTGATGGGCAAGGCCCAGGGCGACGTCGTCGGGTCAGGCGATCAGGAGCTGGAGATCGTGGCGATCGCCTAA
- a CDS encoding helix-turn-helix transcriptional regulator: MTNTIDRSQLQKIIAGLSEGVIIIESDQSITWANESALLMHGVETLDQLGTTVDEYRNNFVLRYRNNHLLTENQYPAERVIAGEAFVDVVVVVAPRDHDGQNGEKPEWVHQIRSLVITDTKGDPDCLVLVIADVTERFAAEARFERTFNANPAPAFICRQSDQLLVKVNQGFLDMMGYARDDVFGRSIDDMDLLAEAKDPETTRERVAEGKTIPQTETVLPLPAGGRKLVIMAGQPIEVGEEACMLFTFADLDAREKAESALRQSEQRFAKAFQLSPVPTALMKVDGQAFVNINDAFAGQFGYAEAELIGRSPRDMKLWAQPESRHRFEAGIVESGHVHKLEACLTCKNGNDLDCIVSAETVTIADQLCVLTTFLDITDRKRTERELVQAIDAVMTDASWLSKGIMEKLAALRRPSNTPIEIPTAKLTARESEVLGLICHGVSDAAISKRLSLSSNTVRNHVSALYRKLGVHRRSEAVIWGREHGYISKK, encoded by the coding sequence TTGACCAATACGATTGATCGCTCGCAGCTTCAGAAGATCATTGCCGGCTTGAGCGAAGGCGTAATCATCATCGAGTCTGACCAGAGCATCACCTGGGCCAACGAATCCGCACTGCTGATGCATGGAGTCGAAACGCTGGACCAGCTCGGCACGACGGTCGACGAGTATCGCAACAACTTCGTGCTGCGCTACCGGAACAATCATCTGCTGACTGAAAATCAGTATCCTGCCGAGCGAGTGATCGCCGGCGAGGCCTTCGTGGATGTCGTGGTCGTGGTCGCGCCGCGCGACCACGACGGACAGAACGGCGAGAAGCCGGAATGGGTGCACCAGATCCGCAGTCTGGTCATCACCGATACCAAAGGCGATCCCGACTGCCTGGTGCTGGTGATCGCCGATGTCACCGAACGTTTTGCCGCCGAGGCCCGCTTCGAACGCACCTTCAACGCCAACCCGGCACCTGCCTTCATCTGCCGGCAGTCCGACCAGCTCCTCGTCAAGGTCAACCAGGGCTTCCTCGATATGATGGGCTACGCCCGGGATGACGTTTTTGGTCGCTCGATCGACGACATGGACCTGCTTGCAGAGGCGAAAGATCCGGAAACGACCCGCGAACGCGTTGCCGAGGGGAAGACAATTCCGCAGACGGAGACCGTGCTGCCGCTGCCTGCCGGCGGACGCAAACTCGTCATCATGGCGGGGCAGCCGATCGAGGTCGGCGAGGAGGCCTGCATGCTGTTCACGTTTGCGGATCTCGATGCGCGCGAGAAAGCGGAATCCGCATTGCGCCAGAGCGAGCAACGCTTTGCCAAGGCGTTCCAGCTTTCACCGGTACCGACCGCGCTGATGAAGGTAGACGGTCAGGCTTTCGTCAACATCAACGACGCGTTTGCCGGACAGTTCGGTTACGCCGAGGCCGAGCTGATCGGTCGCAGTCCCAGGGACATGAAGCTGTGGGCGCAGCCGGAGAGCCGGCACCGGTTCGAGGCCGGCATCGTCGAGTCCGGCCACGTCCACAAGCTCGAAGCTTGCTTGACGTGCAAGAACGGCAACGACCTCGACTGCATCGTTTCCGCCGAAACCGTCACCATCGCCGACCAGCTGTGCGTGCTGACCACATTCCTCGATATCACCGACCGCAAGCGTACGGAGCGCGAACTGGTGCAAGCGATCGACGCCGTCATGACTGATGCATCCTGGTTGAGCAAGGGCATTATGGAGAAACTCGCTGCGCTCCGCCGGCCAAGCAACACCCCGATCGAAATCCCCACGGCCAAGCTGACTGCACGCGAAAGCGAAGTGCTCGGCTTGATCTGCCACGGCGTGAGCGACGCAGCGATCAGCAAGCGCCTTTCGCTATCGTCCAACACGGTACGCAACCATGTGTCGGCGCTATACCGGAAACTCGGCGTTCATCGCCGCAGCGAAGCGGTGATCTGGGGCCGCGAGCACGGCTACATCTCAAAAAAGTAG
- a CDS encoding CsbD family protein: MDKDRIKGTAEQVKGSIKEAVGKVTGNDRLEIEGKAEQIAGKAQAGIGKAKDAARDALKK, from the coding sequence ATGGACAAGGATCGGATCAAAGGCACCGCCGAACAGGTCAAGGGCTCGATCAAGGAAGCCGTCGGCAAAGTCACTGGCAACGACAGACTCGAGATCGAGGGCAAGGCCGAGCAGATCGCCGGCAAGGCCCAGGCCGGGATCGGCAAGGCAAAGGACGCCGCGCGCGACGCCTTGAAGAAATAA
- a CDS encoding CsbD family protein has translation MPEIPASTGVEEEETMDSDRIKGAAKDLGGRIEETFGHVTGNQQTRAEGVARQIEGKGQNLYGQAKDGMRDAGDLAGKAYDEGSHYVKQTAQSAGDTVGRYPLSSLVLAGAVGFVAGMLFRRG, from the coding sequence ATGCCGGAAATCCCGGCATCGACCGGCGTCGAGGAGGAAGAGACGATGGATTCGGATCGTATCAAGGGAGCCGCCAAGGACCTTGGCGGCAGGATCGAGGAAACGTTCGGCCATGTTACCGGCAACCAGCAGACCCGAGCCGAAGGCGTAGCCCGGCAGATCGAAGGCAAGGGACAGAATCTCTACGGCCAGGCGAAGGATGGCATGCGCGACGCTGGCGATCTTGCCGGCAAGGCCTACGACGAGGGAAGTCATTATGTGAAACAGACCGCGCAGAGCGCCGGCGACACCGTCGGACGCTATCCGCTCTCCTCTCTCGTGCTGGCAGGAGCTGTCGGCTTTGTCGCCGGCATGCTGTTTCGCCGCGGCTAA